The following nucleotide sequence is from Phycisphaera sp..
GCATCGAGATCGCCCGCCGCACCGTCGCGAAGTACCGCGACCAGCTCGAGATCCCCGCGGCGCGGATCCGCAAGACGTTCTAGCGTCGCGTCTGCTTGTCGATGACCAGCCGGATGCGGATCGCGTTGCCGATCACCAGGAAGTCGCTCACCGCCATGGCACCCGCCGCGACGACCGGGCCGTGCTCGCCCAGCAGGCCGAACGCTGCAGCGGGGATGGCCGCAGCGTTGTACACGAACGCCAGGAACAGGTTCTGACGGATGCCCCGGTGCGTCGCGCGACCGATTCGAACGAGGTCGACTACAGCAAGAGGGCGATCACCGGGGATGATCGCGTCGGCGGCCTCGAGCGCGATGTTGCTCCCCGCGTCGATAGCGACACCGATTCCGCCCGCCGCCGACGCCGCGGCCATGGCGGGTGCGTCGTTGATGCCGTCGCCGACCATCATCACCGTGTCACGCTCGGCGGCCTCGCGGACGCGGTCGACCTTGTCCTGTGGTGAAAGGCCGGCGTGGACGTGCTTGCGATCGAGCTTGATGCGATCGGCCAGGCGATGGGCGGGGCCCTCGCGATCTCCGGTCAGCACACGCGGCTCGATGCCCAGTTCGCCAAGCTCGCGTACGAAGTCGCCCGCGCCAGAGCGCAGTTCTTCGCGGAAACGGACAACACCGACGAGTTCACCATCGAGCAGCACGACCGACGCCGGGCCGTCGTCGAGCGACACGTCGTCGAGCGGGTGGCCTTCTCGCCGGGCGGCATCGACCGAGACCAGCATGGCACCGTGGCCATCAACCAGACCCACCATGCCCATGCCGGCTTGTTCCTCGGCGTTCTGAGCCGACTCGTAGTCGATCCCACGGGCTTCGGTCGCACGCACGATCGCCTTCGACAACGGGTGCCCGGATCGGCACGCCAGCGTCGCGGCGGTCGCGAGTAACTCGTCCTCGGTCTCGTCCCGCACGACTGGCTCGCCGCTGGTAATCGTGCCGGTCTTGTCGAGCAGCGCCACCTTCGCAACCGCCGCCCGCTCGAGTGCGCTGGCCGATCGGACGAGGATGCCCCGCCGCCCGGCCGCCCCGGTCCCGACCATGACCGCCAGCGGGGTCGCGAGCCCGAGCGCGCAAGGGCACGAGATCACCAGCACCGTTGCCGCCGTCACGACCGCTTTCGAGATGCCACCGCCGGGCACCAGCAGCCACGCAACGAAGCTCACCAGCGCGATGGAGATCGAGAGCGGCACGAAGATCGAGGAGACCTTGTCGGC
It contains:
- a CDS encoding cation-translocating P-type ATPase, with translation MADGAVADETQNTIVRLKVDGMTCAGCVSSVEKALNKTNGVRSAMVSLAGGSALVKGESLDAEALASSVRGAGFEASPAASGDAAADLAKRLGEDDSKQADAWRWRVVLGVVLWLPMELSHWFGHSLGLHMQSGAGLAVALAVGTVAQVFIGSAFYRSAISAARRKTTNMDTLVSLGSASAYTLSLVHAVVTFSGGGERPTYFIEATGLLTLISLGHWLERRARRGTTKALRELAAMQPTEAVVLADENDSSGSTVPARDVLPGDLVLVRAGERCPVDGELIGPASLDESAVTGESVPADKQAGESVMAGSVAVGTPAIVRATTDGASGTLGRMVALVADALASKADVQRLADKVSSIFVPLSISIALVSFVAWLLVPGGGISKAVVTAATVLVISCPCALGLATPLAVMVGTGAAGRRGILVRSASALERAAVAKVALLDKTGTITSGEPVVRDETEDELLATAATLACRSGHPLSKAIVRATEARGIDYESAQNAEEQAGMGMVGLVDGHGAMLVSVDAARREGHPLDDVSLDDGPASVVLLDGELVGVVRFREELRSGAGDFVRELGELGIEPRVLTGDREGPAHRLADRIKLDRKHVHAGLSPQDKVDRVREAAERDTVMMVGDGINDAPAMAAASAAGGIGVAIDAGSNIALEAADAIIPGDRPLAVVDLVRIGRATHRGIRQNLFLAFVYNAAAIPAAAFGLLGEHGPVVAAGAMAVSDFLVIGNAIRIRLVIDKQTRR